A portion of the Corynebacterium rouxii genome contains these proteins:
- a CDS encoding type II toxin-antitoxin system PemK/MazF family toxin, translated as MGMKDRVRNRFLRKVAASFTVESEMPLERGLSRLSSRIGLHDHHSTPRSPRHQSSCCVKRTQDCARTVFYAPNMDGHVDPGEVVWFWSPECDANNHPKERSIVVVGRHNDHVLGLITSPNEVHRDESDWLDIGAGPWNDQGRQSWVRLDKIISVPESDIRRSGAVIPNRRFERIAHRLRSDFGWA; from the coding sequence ATGGGCATGAAAGATCGCGTGCGTAACCGATTCTTACGCAAGGTAGCCGCGTCATTCACCGTTGAATCCGAGATGCCTCTCGAACGCGGCCTCAGCAGGCTAAGCTCCCGAATCGGGCTGCACGATCACCACAGCACACCACGCAGCCCACGGCACCAATCCTCCTGCTGTGTTAAACGCACTCAAGACTGCGCGCGCACAGTCTTCTACGCCCCCAACATGGACGGACACGTAGATCCAGGCGAAGTCGTGTGGTTCTGGTCCCCAGAATGCGACGCTAACAACCACCCTAAAGAACGCTCTATCGTGGTCGTCGGCCGCCACAACGATCACGTCCTTGGTCTGATTACCTCCCCCAACGAGGTGCACCGAGACGAAAGCGACTGGCTCGACATCGGAGCCGGCCCGTGGAATGACCAAGGCCGCCAAAGTTGGGTTCGGCTCGACAAAATCATCTCCGTGCCAGAATCAGACATTCGCCGTTCTGGGGCTGTGATTCCCAACCGACGCTTTGAAAGAATCGCTCACCGCCTGCGATCAGACTTCGGCTGGGCCTAA
- the lepA gene encoding translation elongation factor 4, with product MAEKFAEKTFTDPQQIRNFCIIAHIDHGKSTLADRILQLSNVVDARDMRDQYLDNMDIERERGITIKAQNVRLPWIPRTGPYAGEQIVMQMIDTPGHVDFTYEVSRALEACEGAILLVDAAQGIEAQTLANLYLAMENDLEIIPVLNKIDLPAADPEKYSLEIANIIGCEPEDVLRVSGKTGEGVEELLDKVAELIPAPTTDYPDDAPARAMIFDSVYDTYRGVVTYIRMIDGKLTPRQKIKMMSTGAVHELLEIGIVSPTPKKCSGLGPGEVGYLITGVKDVRQSKVGDTVTWAHNGAEEALQGYEEPKPMVYSGLFPISQADFPDLRDALEKLQLNDASLTYEPETSVALGFGFRCGFLGLLHMEITRDRLQREFDLDLISTAPSVNYRVVAEDGSEHRVHNPSDWPAGKLREVYEPIVKTTIIVPSDFVGTTMELCQTKRGQMDGMDYLSEDRVELRYTMPLGEIIFDFFDQLKSRTKGYASLNYEEAGEQLADLVKVDILLQGDPVDAFSAIVHRDNAQWYGNKMTKKLKELIPRQQFEVPVQAAIGSKVIARENIRALRKDVLAKCYGGDISRKRKLLEKQKEGKKRMKNIGSVSVPQEAFVAALSTDEG from the coding sequence ATGGCCGAAAAATTCGCGGAGAAGACGTTCACGGATCCACAGCAGATCCGAAACTTCTGCATCATTGCACACATCGACCACGGTAAGTCCACGTTGGCTGACCGTATTTTGCAGCTGTCTAATGTTGTAGACGCACGCGACATGCGCGACCAGTACCTCGACAATATGGATATCGAACGCGAACGCGGCATTACCATCAAGGCCCAAAACGTCCGACTGCCATGGATTCCACGTACTGGCCCCTATGCTGGCGAGCAGATCGTCATGCAGATGATCGACACCCCAGGTCACGTGGACTTCACCTACGAAGTCTCCCGCGCCTTGGAAGCTTGCGAAGGTGCAATCTTGCTTGTCGACGCCGCCCAAGGCATCGAAGCCCAAACACTGGCTAACCTCTACCTGGCCATGGAAAACGATCTTGAGATCATCCCTGTTTTGAACAAGATCGACTTGCCAGCAGCCGATCCAGAAAAATACTCTCTGGAAATCGCCAACATCATCGGCTGCGAACCAGAAGACGTACTGCGCGTATCCGGCAAAACCGGTGAAGGCGTGGAAGAACTCCTCGACAAAGTCGCCGAGCTCATCCCTGCACCGACCACCGATTACCCAGACGATGCGCCCGCCCGCGCCATGATTTTCGACTCGGTCTACGACACCTACCGTGGTGTGGTCACCTACATCCGTATGATCGACGGCAAACTCACCCCACGGCAAAAGATCAAAATGATGTCCACCGGTGCCGTCCACGAACTCCTCGAAATCGGCATCGTCTCCCCAACACCAAAGAAGTGCTCCGGCCTAGGTCCTGGCGAAGTAGGCTACCTGATCACCGGTGTGAAAGACGTGCGCCAATCCAAGGTCGGCGACACCGTCACTTGGGCACACAACGGTGCCGAAGAGGCACTCCAAGGCTACGAAGAACCCAAGCCCATGGTCTACTCGGGACTGTTCCCAATCTCCCAAGCGGACTTCCCAGACCTCCGCGACGCACTAGAAAAACTCCAGCTTAACGACGCCTCCCTCACCTACGAGCCAGAAACTTCCGTAGCACTCGGCTTTGGCTTCCGCTGTGGCTTCCTCGGCCTGCTTCACATGGAGATCACCCGCGACCGCCTCCAGCGCGAATTCGACCTCGACCTGATCTCCACCGCACCATCGGTGAACTACCGCGTTGTAGCCGAAGATGGCAGCGAACACCGCGTGCACAACCCATCCGACTGGCCAGCAGGCAAACTGCGCGAAGTCTACGAACCCATCGTGAAGACCACCATCATCGTGCCTTCCGACTTCGTAGGCACCACCATGGAACTATGCCAAACCAAGCGCGGCCAGATGGATGGCATGGACTACCTCTCCGAGGACCGCGTAGAACTGCGCTACACCATGCCACTCGGCGAAATCATCTTCGACTTCTTCGACCAGCTGAAATCCCGCACCAAGGGCTACGCCTCCCTCAACTACGAAGAAGCCGGCGAACAACTCGCCGACCTAGTCAAGGTAGATATCCTGCTCCAAGGCGACCCAGTGGACGCCTTCTCCGCCATCGTTCACCGCGACAACGCCCAGTGGTACGGCAACAAGATGACCAAGAAACTCAAAGAGCTCATCCCACGCCAACAATTCGAAGTGCCCGTCCAGGCAGCCATCGGCTCCAAAGTGATCGCACGTGAAAACATCCGCGCCCTGCGCAAAGATGTCCTCGCCAAATGCTACGGCGGCGACATCTCCCGAAAGCGCAAACTGCTAGAAAAGCAGAAAGAGGGCAAGAAGCGCATGAAGAACATTGGTTCCGTTTCCGTGCCGCAAGAGGCCTTCGTTGCGGCATTGAGTACCGACGAAGGGTAG
- a CDS encoding ankyrin repeat domain-containing protein, with the protein MNQSEIPQDVQELVSQLFDMARRGDTETLAQYIDHGVDVNLRNQDGNSLLMIAAYSGHHACVDMLAHRGADVNALNDRGQSPLAGAIFKQEPEVIDSLLRHGADPTVGQPSAIDTARMFSREDLVERLQARGA; encoded by the coding sequence GTGAATCAATCCGAAATTCCACAAGACGTGCAAGAACTTGTATCCCAGTTGTTTGACATGGCACGTCGTGGCGATACAGAAACCCTCGCCCAGTACATCGATCATGGTGTTGACGTCAATCTACGCAACCAAGACGGTAATTCCTTGCTGATGATCGCGGCTTATTCCGGACATCATGCATGCGTTGACATGCTTGCTCACCGCGGAGCCGATGTCAACGCCCTGAATGACCGTGGCCAGTCGCCGCTGGCAGGTGCGATTTTTAAACAAGAGCCAGAAGTAATCGACTCCTTGCTGCGCCATGGTGCAGACCCCACCGTTGGGCAGCCAAGCGCTATCGACACAGCACGGATGTTTAGCCGTGAGGATCTCGTCGAAAGGCTTCAGGCACGTGGGGCTTAG
- the holA gene encoding DNA polymerase III subunit delta, protein MGQQLLPVHLVVGDDEFLAERARHTIIAAINKTIGSDVPVTTLRAGEVNASELIQLTSPSLFGEDRIIVLTNMEDAGKEPAELVLNVAVDPAPGIYLIIVHSGGGRQKALVPKLSKISEVHEANKLKPKDRVGWVTNEFKRHGVRPTPDVVHALLEGVGSDLRELASAIGQLVADNNGDVTLATVRDYYVGVAEVSGFDVADLACSGQTQRAVASARRALQLGVSPVALAAALSMKVSAIARLYSTRGRIDSRKLAGELGMHPFVVEKTAKVARMWTGNAVSQAVILMANVDSSLKGHGLDGELGGDPDYEIEDAIRKISELAG, encoded by the coding sequence ATGGGTCAGCAACTTCTACCAGTGCACCTCGTAGTTGGCGACGATGAATTCCTAGCCGAACGCGCACGACACACCATCATCGCAGCCATCAACAAAACCATTGGCAGCGACGTACCTGTGACCACCCTTCGTGCAGGCGAAGTCAACGCTTCCGAGCTCATCCAACTCACCAGCCCGTCGCTCTTCGGCGAAGACCGCATCATTGTGCTGACCAACATGGAAGACGCTGGCAAAGAACCCGCGGAACTCGTCCTCAACGTTGCCGTCGACCCAGCACCAGGAATCTATCTCATTATCGTGCACTCCGGCGGCGGACGACAAAAAGCACTGGTACCCAAACTCAGCAAAATCAGCGAAGTTCACGAAGCCAACAAACTCAAACCCAAAGACCGCGTTGGCTGGGTCACCAACGAATTCAAACGCCACGGAGTACGCCCCACCCCCGACGTGGTCCACGCCCTCCTCGAAGGCGTGGGATCCGACCTCCGCGAACTCGCCTCCGCCATCGGGCAACTTGTCGCCGACAACAATGGTGATGTCACCCTCGCCACCGTCCGCGACTACTACGTGGGCGTTGCAGAAGTCTCCGGCTTCGACGTCGCAGATCTTGCCTGCTCAGGGCAAACGCAACGCGCCGTCGCCAGTGCGCGCCGGGCACTACAATTGGGTGTTTCTCCAGTGGCCTTGGCGGCTGCGCTGAGCATGAAAGTTAGCGCTATCGCGCGGTTGTATTCCACACGAGGGCGTATTGACTCCCGCAAACTCGCAGGAGAGCTAGGCATGCACCCCTTCGTTGTTGAAAAAACCGCCAAGGTTGCGCGCATGTGGACGGGTAATGCTGTGAGCCAAGCGGTGATCTTGATGGCAAATGTGGATTCCAGTCTCAAAGGCCACGGCCTTGACGGTGAACTTGGCGGTGACCCCGACTACGAAATCGAGGATGCTATCCGCAAGATCTCTGAGCTCGCAGGCTAA
- the rpsT gene encoding 30S ribosomal protein S20 — MANIKSQKKRILTNEKARQRNQAIRSAVRTEIRKFRAAVAAGDKAAAETQLRVASRALDKSVTKGVFHRNNAANKKSNMAHALNKMA; from the coding sequence ATGGCAAACATCAAGTCCCAGAAGAAGCGCATTCTCACCAACGAGAAGGCTCGTCAGCGTAACCAGGCTATCCGCTCTGCAGTTCGCACCGAGATCCGCAAGTTCCGCGCAGCTGTTGCTGCCGGTGACAAGGCTGCTGCTGAGACCCAGCTGCGCGTTGCTTCCCGTGCTCTGGACAAGTCCGTGACCAAGGGCGTCTTCCACCGCAACAACGCGGCTAACAAGAAGTCCAACATGGCTCACGCTCTGAACAAGATGGCCTAA
- a CDS encoding LysE family translocator — translation MGLSQLLTLVGLNAVGMLTPGPDIFLVTRIATKSRRHAYAAVAGIATGLLVWVTLTVFGATAVLTAYPSVLSAIQLVGGAWLLWMGTKLARVARRQLGEGVAVASTIDDLLGTPAQCYRQGLATNLSNPKVVLYFAAIIAPFLPTNPSLLTALSVIVVIVLSNLVMFSLLATVISTNALRRAFLKAGPWIDLVAGCFFIIAGIGLIIAAIRS, via the coding sequence GTGGGGCTTAGCCAATTACTTACCCTCGTGGGCCTCAACGCGGTGGGTATGCTCACGCCTGGCCCTGATATTTTCCTTGTTACCCGTATTGCCACCAAGTCGCGCCGCCATGCGTACGCCGCTGTGGCTGGTATAGCCACTGGATTATTAGTGTGGGTTACGTTGACGGTTTTCGGCGCGACGGCCGTGCTCACCGCGTACCCCTCGGTACTTAGCGCTATCCAACTTGTGGGTGGGGCGTGGCTTTTGTGGATGGGTACGAAATTGGCGCGGGTGGCGCGTCGACAGCTAGGGGAGGGGGTTGCGGTTGCCTCGACTATCGACGACCTCCTGGGCACCCCAGCCCAGTGCTATCGCCAAGGATTGGCCACCAACCTTTCCAATCCCAAGGTGGTGCTGTACTTCGCGGCGATTATCGCGCCGTTTCTTCCCACGAACCCGAGTCTGCTGACTGCGCTTTCGGTGATCGTGGTGATTGTGTTGAGCAACCTCGTGATGTTTTCACTGCTGGCTACTGTGATTAGCACCAATGCGCTGCGGCGAGCCTTTTTAAAGGCAGGCCCGTGGATTGATCTGGTTGCCGGTTGTTTCTTCATCATCGCCGGTATCGGACTCATCATCGCAGCTATCCGCTCATAG